Proteins from a single region of Haloterrigena alkaliphila:
- a CDS encoding DUF6149 family protein: MKLRQNARHFASRKALETPGIRSVAKSGLVRMHTKVFVGKADPDHADDREDHLDALFDATVDTYLRALQEGYSEAEAREITHVQANFDFYNHGWTEMMEFPEDELESHYDRYGDFFERWDVTIDEPLGQFAPPDGMPEAPSTPERLENPDHPHAEGGFADDVYVETEDGDLVVGGQAEPEDADVSEAVGIDDREN, encoded by the coding sequence ATGAAACTCCGCCAGAACGCGCGGCACTTCGCCTCCCGAAAGGCCCTCGAGACGCCGGGCATCCGCTCGGTCGCCAAATCCGGGCTCGTTCGGATGCACACGAAGGTCTTCGTGGGGAAAGCGGATCCGGACCACGCCGACGACCGCGAGGACCACCTCGACGCCCTCTTCGACGCGACCGTCGACACCTACCTGCGGGCGCTCCAGGAGGGGTACTCCGAGGCCGAGGCCCGCGAGATCACCCACGTGCAGGCCAACTTCGACTTCTACAACCACGGTTGGACCGAGATGATGGAGTTCCCCGAGGACGAACTCGAGTCCCACTACGACCGCTACGGCGACTTCTTCGAGCGGTGGGACGTTACGATCGACGAGCCGCTCGGTCAGTTCGCCCCGCCGGACGGGATGCCCGAGGCGCCGTCGACGCCCGAGCGACTCGAGAACCCCGACCACCCCCACGCCGAGGGCGGGTTCGCGGACGACGTCTACGTCGAGACCGAGGACGGCGACCTCGTCGTGGGCGGGCAGGCCGAGCCAGAAGACGCCGACGTGTCCGAGGCGGTCGGAATCGACGACCGCGAGAACTGA
- a CDS encoding MFS transporter, with protein sequence MALNSNDRSIAAFAMAGHALVHWFETSIPIFLVVWLAEFDVSVAVFGLVVALGYAPFGIGALPGGILADRYGTKRLILLCLAGMSAAFLVLSLANSIYAIAVGLVLWGVAASVYHPAGLALISTGVEERGTVFAWHGIAGNAGIALGPFVAATLLIGLDWHLVAALLAVPGILAALYGLGASFDPTAAVADDVDAGPDEALSASTLLANSRALFASAFAIVFVIVVFEGLYYRGMLTYLPEILHGLEAMAGLAVPAGLEGIQPSDYIYVGLLVVGMGGQYVGGKLTERIAPARGLVGIFAVLAVLAVAFVPVTGMGLAAIAGLCGAFGFFLFAIQPFYQNAVAVYTPADSRGLSYGYTYLGEFGFGSASIAIGGFVLGELSLTAFFAVIAGFAVGGGLFAGALLVESGRFVGTEEALETEAND encoded by the coding sequence ATGGCACTGAACAGCAACGACCGCTCGATCGCCGCGTTCGCGATGGCCGGTCACGCGCTCGTCCACTGGTTCGAGACGTCGATCCCGATCTTTCTGGTGGTCTGGCTCGCCGAGTTCGACGTCTCGGTGGCCGTCTTCGGCCTCGTCGTCGCGCTGGGCTACGCCCCCTTCGGGATCGGCGCGCTCCCGGGCGGGATCCTCGCCGACCGCTACGGCACGAAGCGGCTCATCCTCCTGTGTCTGGCCGGCATGAGCGCGGCCTTCCTCGTGCTCTCACTCGCGAATTCGATCTACGCTATCGCCGTCGGCCTCGTGCTGTGGGGGGTCGCCGCCAGCGTGTACCACCCCGCCGGCCTCGCACTGATCAGCACCGGCGTCGAGGAGCGCGGGACGGTCTTCGCCTGGCACGGGATCGCCGGCAACGCCGGCATCGCGCTCGGGCCGTTCGTCGCCGCGACGTTGCTGATCGGTCTCGACTGGCACCTCGTCGCCGCGCTGCTGGCCGTTCCCGGCATCCTCGCGGCGCTGTACGGGCTCGGCGCGTCGTTCGATCCCACCGCGGCCGTCGCGGACGACGTCGACGCCGGCCCCGACGAGGCGCTGTCGGCGTCGACCCTCCTCGCGAACTCGCGGGCGCTGTTCGCCAGCGCCTTCGCGATCGTCTTCGTCATCGTCGTCTTCGAGGGACTGTACTACCGCGGGATGCTCACCTACCTCCCCGAGATCCTCCACGGCCTCGAGGCGATGGCCGGACTGGCCGTCCCCGCGGGACTCGAGGGGATTCAACCGTCCGACTACATCTACGTCGGCCTGCTGGTCGTCGGGATGGGCGGCCAGTACGTCGGCGGGAAACTGACGGAGCGAATCGCTCCCGCACGGGGACTGGTCGGCATCTTCGCCGTGCTCGCGGTGCTGGCCGTCGCCTTCGTTCCCGTCACCGGGATGGGGCTGGCGGCCATCGCGGGCCTCTGTGGCGCGTTCGGCTTCTTCCTCTTCGCGATCCAGCCGTTCTACCAGAACGCGGTCGCGGTCTACACGCCCGCGGACAGTCGCGGCCTCTCCTACGGCTACACCTACCTCGGGGAGTTCGGCTTCGGGTCGGCGAGCATCGCTATCGGCGGCTTCGTCCTCGGCGAGCTCTCCCTGACGGCGTTTTTCGCGGTGATCGCCGGATTCGCGGTCGGCGGCGGACTGTTCGCGGGCGCACTGCTGGTCGAGAGCGGTCGGTTCGTGGGGACGGAGGAGGCTCTCGAGACCGAAGCGAACGATTGA
- a CDS encoding DUF7124 domain-containing protein has protein sequence MNGGSDMTLAFELEALKELASPESVFEDARGWTEYIGVVSEKPTYVVTNFTRKNRIRQDFFSGPRGKEESLIGVKDQFDTDRYVFVGSTDEDEELAESVDWEFLHVEDAAEAADWIIASETETEDDDAEPVRDDWP, from the coding sequence ATGAACGGCGGCAGCGACATGACCCTCGCGTTCGAACTCGAGGCGCTGAAAGAACTCGCCTCGCCCGAGAGCGTCTTCGAGGACGCCAGAGGCTGGACCGAGTACATCGGCGTGGTCTCGGAGAAACCCACCTACGTCGTGACGAACTTCACGCGGAAGAACCGCATCCGGCAGGACTTCTTCTCCGGCCCGCGCGGCAAGGAAGAGAGCCTCATCGGCGTCAAAGACCAGTTCGACACCGATCGGTACGTCTTCGTCGGCTCGACCGACGAGGACGAAGAACTGGCCGAGTCGGTCGACTGGGAGTTCCTCCACGTCGAGGACGCCGCGGAGGCCGCCGACTGGATCATCGCGTCGGAGACGGAGACCGAGGACGACGACGCCGAACCGGTCCGCGACGACTGGCCCTGA
- a CDS encoding response regulator: MESTGESAREGARAERIHVLYVAAESTAGDALEREDRRFETTAVTSARAGLERLETTPVDCIVSECDLSGMDALSFLRAVRERDETLPFLLFPAAGSEELASRAISAGVTDYVQQGDGPSRYPVLATRIADAHGWSVTVTEGEDGGARFEFRGVETCR; the protein is encoded by the coding sequence ATGGAATCCACGGGCGAGTCCGCACGCGAAGGCGCCCGCGCGGAACGCATCCACGTTCTGTACGTCGCCGCCGAATCGACCGCCGGCGACGCCCTCGAGCGCGAAGACCGGCGGTTCGAGACGACCGCGGTGACGAGCGCGCGTGCGGGGCTCGAGCGCCTCGAGACGACGCCGGTCGACTGTATCGTCTCGGAGTGTGACCTGTCGGGGATGGACGCACTGTCGTTCCTGCGGGCGGTCCGCGAGCGGGACGAGACGCTGCCGTTTCTCCTGTTTCCGGCGGCGGGGTCCGAGGAACTCGCCAGCAGGGCGATCTCGGCCGGCGTGACGGACTACGTCCAGCAGGGCGACGGACCCAGCCGGTATCCGGTCCTGGCGACCAGGATCGCCGACGCCCACGGCTGGTCCGTGACCGTCACGGAAGGCGAGGACGGCGGCGCGCGATTCGAGTTCCGCGGCGTCGAGACCTGCCGGTGA
- a CDS encoding PAS domain S-box protein, with the protein MVDDGRSSSPLPRSILYVDPDTADRRRIVRALESGGDAATVEGAASAADLRDALAAESSEYACVVTEYRLGETDAVALYDSLRADGRETVPVVLYTADGDEALASDAIAAGFSGYAPKGGDDSVDRLRAQLRTVSGGDDASDGRHRSRDRDLERYRTLVETVGDSMYVVDADGTIEMANEAMAEALDEPREALLGTHVTEFLSVDDARRVQETLEEIHSSDDRAWGTVEITVELADGERCDAEVNVASLTDADGRITGSVGAIRDISARAERERRFRRLHDGTRRLMAATEAEEIARTVSEIACDALDLRLNSVYLYESDVVVRSAADASSGGGTDGPAPEDETDGAASGDEPNGSADADDPSATAEEDGGGLVAAAMSDRAAELFGDVGFIEPDGGIVWDAFEAGEAIVHGDVRRAPNVRNPETAVRSEAHIPLGDHGILIVSSLEPNAFDPSALTLARILAANAEAALDRAERERELADRSREFERQNERLEAFASTVSHDLRNPLTLAMGHLEALAELLDGDADADGHANADDHPDADADDYADVDDHLEEIDWVLERMDELVENVLTLARSGQQLTETEPVDLAEVAECAHRMVDPALDVRWDDSLPTVDGDDARLRVLFENAFRNADEHAGADATVTVEPTPEGFAIDDDGPGIAPDEREHVLEWGYSTATDGTGFGLAIVAEVVEAHGWRIEVAESEAGGLRLAVAVGDSRSRLE; encoded by the coding sequence ATGGTCGACGACGGACGTTCTAGTTCGCCCCTCCCGCGGTCCATCCTGTACGTCGATCCGGACACAGCGGATCGACGCCGGATCGTCCGCGCACTCGAGTCGGGGGGCGACGCCGCGACGGTCGAGGGGGCGGCGAGCGCGGCCGACCTCCGGGACGCGCTCGCCGCCGAGTCGAGCGAGTACGCCTGCGTCGTGACCGAGTATCGGCTCGGCGAGACGGACGCGGTCGCGCTGTACGACTCCCTCCGGGCCGACGGCCGCGAGACCGTCCCCGTCGTGCTCTACACCGCCGACGGCGACGAGGCGCTCGCGAGCGACGCGATCGCCGCCGGCTTCTCGGGGTACGCGCCGAAGGGAGGTGACGATTCGGTCGACCGCCTGCGAGCGCAGTTGCGGACCGTGAGCGGGGGCGACGACGCCAGCGATGGCCGTCACCGATCCCGCGATCGCGACCTCGAGCGGTATCGGACGCTCGTCGAGACGGTCGGCGACTCGATGTACGTCGTCGACGCGGACGGTACCATCGAGATGGCGAACGAGGCGATGGCCGAAGCCCTCGACGAGCCCCGCGAGGCGCTTCTGGGCACGCACGTCACCGAGTTTCTCTCCGTCGACGACGCCAGACGGGTACAGGAGACGCTCGAGGAGATCCACTCGAGCGACGATCGAGCGTGGGGAACCGTCGAGATCACGGTCGAACTCGCCGACGGCGAGCGCTGCGACGCCGAGGTCAACGTCGCGTCGCTGACCGACGCCGACGGAAGGATCACGGGCAGCGTCGGGGCGATACGCGATATTTCGGCCCGGGCGGAGCGCGAACGCCGGTTCCGACGGCTCCACGACGGGACCCGGCGGCTGATGGCCGCCACGGAGGCCGAGGAGATCGCCCGCACCGTCTCCGAAATCGCCTGCGACGCGCTCGATCTCCGGCTCAACTCCGTCTACCTCTACGAATCGGACGTCGTGGTGCGATCGGCGGCCGACGCCTCGAGCGGCGGCGGGACGGACGGACCGGCTCCCGAAGATGAAACTGACGGGGCTGCGTCTGGAGACGAACCGAACGGATCGGCGGACGCCGACGACCCGTCGGCGACGGCTGAGGAGGACGGCGGCGGACTCGTCGCCGCCGCGATGAGCGACCGCGCCGCCGAACTGTTCGGCGACGTGGGCTTCATCGAGCCAGATGGCGGCATCGTCTGGGACGCCTTCGAGGCCGGCGAGGCGATCGTTCACGGCGACGTTCGGCGGGCGCCGAACGTCCGCAACCCCGAAACGGCCGTCCGGAGCGAGGCGCACATCCCGCTGGGCGACCACGGCATCCTCATCGTTAGTTCGCTCGAGCCCAACGCCTTCGACCCGTCGGCGCTGACGCTGGCCCGGATCCTCGCGGCCAACGCCGAAGCCGCGCTCGACCGGGCCGAGCGCGAGCGGGAACTCGCCGACCGCAGCCGCGAATTCGAGCGCCAGAACGAGCGCCTCGAGGCGTTCGCCAGCACGGTCTCCCACGACCTCCGGAATCCGCTCACGCTCGCGATGGGGCACCTCGAGGCCCTCGCGGAACTGCTCGACGGCGACGCGGACGCCGATGGCCACGCAAACGCGGACGACCACCCGGACGCGGACGCGGACGACTACGCGGATGTGGACGACCACCTCGAGGAGATCGACTGGGTGCTCGAGCGGATGGACGAACTCGTCGAGAACGTGCTCACGCTCGCCCGGAGCGGGCAGCAACTGACCGAAACGGAACCGGTCGACCTCGCGGAGGTCGCCGAGTGCGCCCACCGCATGGTCGATCCGGCCCTCGACGTGCGCTGGGACGACTCATTGCCGACGGTCGACGGCGACGACGCCCGCCTGCGCGTGCTCTTCGAGAACGCCTTCCGGAACGCCGACGAGCACGCCGGCGCGGACGCGACGGTAACGGTCGAACCGACGCCCGAGGGGTTCGCGATCGACGACGACGGCCCCGGAATCGCGCCCGACGAGCGCGAGCACGTCCTCGAGTGGGGGTACAGTACGGCGACCGACGGCACCGGCTTCGGGCTGGCGATCGTCGCCGAAGTCGTCGAGGCCCACGGCTGGAGGATCGAGGTCGCGGAGAGCGAGGCGGGCGGCCTCCGGTTGGCCGTTGCCGTCGGGGACTCGCGGTCCCGTCTCGAGTGA
- a CDS encoding ABC transporter substrate-binding protein, whose amino-acid sequence MTGTTGNGDTVRSTGDRETRVTDRRRFLAATTGVAGTASLAGCLDSYETIVGSSTEAEPITIGALAPDPDSDFIGRSMVRGAQVAVDELNENGGILDREVELVTGDTNGSPLEARRQYQRLVLEEGADVTVGVFASEALMNVMDDIAEQETIHLTSGAATTAASRLVKEQYEDYKYHFRVGPNNDRDLGRMQVDFVDDMADEMRWESVAVLAEDYEWTTGPWEVYQERLADTGVEIAMERRYPPSTGDFSEIYSEVAEAEADVAFITTAHTGTAALLDWSYPNRPERPPQPQPFAFGGIHVPMQLPSYYEMVGGACRFGVGQSSATAQSTRTEKTQPFVQAYQETYNGAKPVYTGYHTYDGVALFAHAVEETGTLDADELVSTIEDASFTGSTGTVEFYDRSHEFPHDLKYNPDDPDAIYFQWQENEDGDGVQEIIWPESQATSEYVSPTWL is encoded by the coding sequence ATGACTGGGACTACGGGCAACGGTGACACGGTACGGAGTACGGGCGACCGCGAGACTCGAGTGACCGACCGGCGACGATTCCTCGCGGCGACGACCGGCGTCGCCGGGACCGCTTCGCTCGCCGGGTGTCTCGATTCCTACGAGACGATCGTCGGCAGCAGCACGGAAGCGGAACCGATCACGATCGGGGCGCTGGCACCCGATCCGGACAGCGACTTCATCGGGCGATCGATGGTGCGCGGGGCGCAGGTCGCCGTCGACGAACTCAACGAAAACGGGGGCATTCTCGATCGCGAGGTCGAACTCGTGACCGGCGACACGAACGGGAGTCCGCTCGAGGCCCGTCGCCAGTACCAGCGGCTCGTCCTCGAGGAGGGGGCCGACGTGACGGTCGGCGTCTTCGCCAGCGAGGCGCTGATGAACGTCATGGACGACATCGCCGAGCAGGAGACGATTCACCTCACGTCCGGCGCGGCGACGACGGCGGCGAGCCGGCTGGTCAAGGAGCAGTACGAGGACTATAAGTACCACTTCCGGGTGGGACCGAACAACGACCGCGACCTCGGTCGGATGCAGGTCGACTTCGTGGACGACATGGCCGACGAGATGAGGTGGGAGTCCGTCGCCGTCCTCGCGGAGGACTACGAGTGGACCACGGGACCGTGGGAGGTGTACCAGGAGCGGCTCGCGGATACGGGCGTCGAGATCGCGATGGAACGGCGATACCCACCGTCGACGGGCGACTTCTCGGAGATCTACAGCGAGGTCGCGGAGGCGGAGGCGGACGTCGCCTTCATCACGACGGCTCACACCGGGACCGCCGCGCTGTTGGACTGGTCGTATCCGAATCGTCCAGAACGGCCGCCGCAGCCGCAACCGTTCGCGTTCGGCGGCATTCACGTCCCGATGCAACTCCCGTCGTACTACGAAATGGTCGGCGGTGCCTGCCGCTTCGGCGTGGGCCAGAGCAGCGCGACGGCACAGAGCACGCGGACCGAGAAGACGCAGCCGTTCGTTCAGGCGTATCAGGAGACCTACAACGGTGCCAAGCCCGTCTACACGGGCTACCACACGTACGACGGAGTCGCCCTGTTCGCCCACGCCGTCGAAGAGACCGGAACCCTCGACGCCGACGAACTCGTTTCGACCATCGAAGACGCCTCGTTTACTGGCAGTACCGGGACGGTCGAGTTCTACGATCGGAGCCACGAGTTCCCGCACGATCTCAAGTACAATCCCGACGATCCCGACGCCATCTACTTCCAGTGGCAGGAAAACGAGGACGGCGACGGGGTTCAGGAGATCATCTGGCCCGAGTCGCAGGCGACGTCGGAGTACGTCTCACCGACTTGGCTCTGA
- a CDS encoding polysaccharide deacetylase family protein: protein MNRRTYLVTATAASLSLAGCTGSRDSKPRNGDDPESPSDGPSNDRPDGTEYPGAAGTADDFEALERWTVTGGRLTADPNRSVVGSQSGRIEVPEANQTATLAKTFPEPRDLSAVSPGIAAATNEMVVPWLHLIDDDGNRITHRHAVSGNLPLMRYDFGVDAVDSGFDATRVREVRLQVWTPDGESRTVWFDDLHFAPMPETGRVMIQFDDCHVTDYTEALPILEEYGYPAVTFVNSDYVDGGEVGGDTRLTTDHLRELRDAGWCVANHTETHPRLPDLSRAEQEAEIRDSKAWLEDRGFEDGAQYFAYPFGRFDATTIELVDEYHAIGFAGGLPAHGHVANTQLAPRIGDPDADRVRTALERTVELRGITSIFFHRLEGDDLAAFETMVETIHEYESRGDLEVILPADLEREFLY from the coding sequence GTGAACAGGCGAACGTACCTCGTCACAGCGACGGCCGCATCGCTCTCGCTGGCCGGCTGTACCGGCTCGAGGGACTCGAAACCAAGAAACGGGGACGATCCGGAGTCACCGAGCGACGGGCCCTCGAACGACCGGCCGGACGGGACGGAGTACCCCGGCGCTGCCGGCACGGCGGACGACTTCGAAGCCCTCGAGCGGTGGACGGTCACCGGCGGGCGTCTCACGGCGGATCCGAACCGCTCCGTCGTCGGTTCGCAGAGCGGTCGGATCGAGGTGCCCGAGGCGAACCAGACCGCCACGCTCGCGAAGACGTTCCCCGAACCGCGCGATCTCTCCGCCGTCTCGCCCGGAATCGCGGCGGCGACGAACGAGATGGTCGTCCCGTGGCTGCATCTGATCGACGACGACGGTAACCGGATCACCCACCGCCACGCGGTCAGCGGGAACCTGCCCCTGATGCGGTACGACTTCGGCGTCGACGCGGTGGATTCGGGATTCGACGCGACGCGCGTCCGCGAGGTCCGACTGCAGGTCTGGACGCCCGACGGGGAGTCCCGGACCGTCTGGTTCGACGACCTCCACTTCGCTCCCATGCCGGAGACGGGACGGGTGATGATCCAGTTCGACGACTGCCACGTCACCGACTACACCGAGGCGCTGCCCATCCTCGAGGAGTACGGCTACCCCGCGGTGACGTTCGTCAACTCCGACTACGTCGACGGCGGCGAGGTCGGCGGCGACACGCGGCTCACCACCGACCACCTCCGCGAACTCCGCGACGCCGGCTGGTGCGTCGCGAACCACACCGAGACCCACCCGCGCCTGCCCGACCTCTCCCGGGCCGAACAGGAGGCCGAGATCCGCGACAGCAAGGCGTGGCTCGAGGACCGGGGCTTCGAGGACGGCGCCCAGTACTTCGCCTACCCGTTCGGCCGGTTCGACGCGACGACGATCGAACTCGTCGACGAGTACCACGCCATCGGCTTCGCCGGCGGCCTACCTGCTCACGGCCACGTCGCGAACACGCAACTGGCACCCCGCATCGGCGACCCCGACGCCGACCGCGTCCGCACGGCGCTCGAGCGAACCGTCGAGTTGCGCGGGATCACGTCGATCTTCTTCCACCGACTCGAGGGCGACGACCTCGCGGCCTTCGAGACGATGGTCGAAACGATCCACGAGTACGAATCCCGGGGCGACCTCGAGGTGATCCTCCCGGCGGACCTCGAGCGGGAGTTCCTGTACTGA
- a CDS encoding DUF5815 family protein: MAEPRVPGSGGDRPLELSCGTALDPHDVDLGMREYACSCGETHAVVTDAHPPSRFFPESLVAVLRETIEPADEFEEFGTPHLLGVVMEEFPEKVHTYDGSDDGSVGYAMVWVTDFDARRLHEIVVELVVELMEHAVSHAEDDTAVSEFESQMLEFDVEEFVDQYRRQREFESEHDRAL, from the coding sequence ATGGCAGAACCCCGCGTCCCGGGATCCGGCGGCGACCGGCCCCTCGAGCTGTCCTGTGGCACCGCCCTCGATCCCCACGACGTCGACCTGGGGATGCGCGAGTACGCCTGTTCCTGCGGGGAGACCCACGCCGTCGTCACCGACGCCCACCCGCCGTCGCGGTTCTTTCCGGAGTCGCTCGTCGCCGTCCTCCGGGAGACGATCGAGCCCGCCGACGAGTTCGAGGAGTTCGGCACGCCCCACCTGCTGGGCGTCGTCATGGAGGAGTTCCCCGAGAAGGTCCACACCTACGACGGCAGCGACGACGGGAGCGTCGGCTACGCGATGGTGTGGGTGACCGACTTCGACGCCCGACGGCTCCACGAGATCGTCGTGGAACTCGTCGTCGAACTCATGGAACACGCCGTCAGTCACGCCGAGGACGACACCGCGGTCTCCGAGTTCGAATCCCAGATGCTCGAGTTCGACGTCGAGGAGTTCGTCGACCAGTACCGCCGCCAGCGCGAGTTCGAGAGCGAGCACGACCGCGCGCTGTGA
- a CDS encoding NAD(P)/FAD-dependent oxidoreductase, translating to MTHYVIIGDGISGSSAAETLREEDPEATITVITDEGEPLYNRILIKEHAKGKLPEAPISIHDEDWYEERDIDLSLNTHVTSVDTDARVIYTHDSGDIEYDKLLVATGGTPTQLPVENSDADGIHHFWTFQDARGIREHAERADRGVIVGAGLLGIDFAAVCGAQGIDADYLMRGDRWWRYALSADGAEIMHEGMRSVGVDPVFDSGVDHFEVDDDGHVVAAVDPNGDRYDCDFAGVAIGLTFNTEFLRGAGLERDNGIVVDEYMQTNVDDVYAAGDLTRFYDVLLDDQAQNGSWGSAKEQGRVAAVNMAADAEEEEFQWVSSYSITHFDFPFLSFGHPTLGDEHAERKYSDTEWRRIAFKDGRIVGGVLIGDLSPQSKFKQLMREQRVVSDQAEVLLEKRVDLDDLAPTQEQSQ from the coding sequence ATGACCCACTACGTGATCATCGGTGACGGCATCTCCGGCAGTTCGGCTGCCGAGACGCTCCGGGAGGAAGATCCGGAGGCGACAATTACCGTCATCACCGATGAGGGGGAGCCACTGTACAACCGGATTCTCATCAAGGAACACGCGAAAGGAAAGCTCCCCGAAGCCCCGATCTCGATTCACGACGAGGACTGGTACGAGGAACGCGACATCGATCTCTCGCTGAACACGCACGTCACGAGCGTCGACACCGACGCGCGGGTCATCTACACCCACGATAGCGGGGACATCGAGTACGACAAGCTGCTGGTCGCGACCGGCGGGACGCCGACCCAGCTGCCGGTCGAAAACAGTGACGCCGACGGCATCCACCACTTCTGGACGTTCCAGGACGCCCGCGGGATCCGCGAGCACGCGGAGCGAGCCGACCGTGGGGTCATCGTCGGCGCCGGACTGCTCGGCATCGACTTCGCGGCCGTCTGTGGCGCACAGGGCATCGACGCCGACTACCTGATGCGGGGCGACCGCTGGTGGCGCTACGCGCTGTCGGCCGACGGCGCCGAGATCATGCACGAGGGAATGCGAAGCGTCGGCGTCGATCCCGTCTTCGACAGCGGCGTCGACCACTTCGAGGTCGACGACGACGGCCACGTCGTCGCCGCCGTCGATCCCAACGGCGACCGCTACGACTGCGACTTCGCCGGCGTCGCCATCGGCCTGACGTTCAACACCGAGTTCCTCCGCGGGGCCGGCCTCGAGCGGGACAACGGCATCGTCGTCGACGAGTACATGCAGACCAACGTCGACGACGTCTACGCGGCCGGCGACCTCACGCGCTTCTACGACGTCCTGTTAGACGACCAGGCCCAGAACGGCTCGTGGGGGTCGGCCAAGGAACAGGGTCGGGTCGCCGCGGTCAACATGGCCGCAGACGCCGAGGAAGAGGAGTTCCAGTGGGTCTCCTCGTACTCGATTACGCACTTCGACTTCCCGTTCCTCTCCTTCGGCCACCCGACGCTGGGCGACGAACACGCCGAGCGCAAGTACAGCGACACCGAGTGGCGCCGCATCGCCTTCAAGGACGGCAGGATCGTCGGCGGCGTCCTCATCGGCGATCTCTCGCCCCAGAGCAAGTTCAAACAGCTGATGCGCGAACAGCGCGTCGTCTCCGATCAGGCCGAGGTTCTCCTCGAGAAGCGGGTCGATCTGGACGACCTCGCACCGACGCAGGAGCAGTCTCAGTAA